GCGGCCGGGTTCGCCGATCTGGCCGGCTACCTGCACCCGAACTGGGCCGGTACCGTCCAGCCCGCCCAGCGTGCCGCCTGGGCCGTCCTGTGGCTGCAATGGCACCCAGGCTGGCTGCTGGTCTTCGACAACGTCGAAGAACCCGAACACCTCCGCCCCCATCTCGGCACGCTGCCCGGCGGGCACCACCTGGTCACCAGCCGCAAGGCCACCGGCTGGCACGACATCGCCCCCACCCTGCCCCTCGGCGTCCTGGACCCCGAGGCGGGCACCGAGCTGCTCTGCACCCTCGCCCTGGGCGGCCGGGCACCGACCGACCGGCAGCGCGCGGACGCCCGCGCCCTGGCGCACGACCTGGGCCACCTGCCGCTCGCCCTGAAACAGGCCGCCGCCTACGTGCACCAGACCGGCACCGACTTCGCCGCCTACCGCGACGACCTCGGCCTCATGCTGGACGAAGCCGTCGACGGCATCGATCCGCGGCGCACCATCGCCCGCATCTGGGACCTGACCCTCGCCGCCATCAGCCGGCGCAGCGAACTCGCCGTGACCGTCCTGCACACCCTGGCCTGGCTCGCCCCCGACCACTGCCCCCGGACGCTGCTCGCGCCCCTCGCCGACCGCCCCACCGACCTCGACAAGGCCCTGGGCGTCCTGCACGCCTACAACATGGTCTCCTTCACCGGCGGCACCGTGAGCGTCCACCGCCTGGTCCAGGCCGTCCTGCGCGCCCGCGCCCGATCCGGCCACATGACCGGTTCGCCCGAGCCGGCCGAGCCGGCCGTATCCGTGTCACCGGTCGAGCCAGCCGCACCTACGGCACCGGCCGTAGCGACAGCGCCGACCGCACCATCCGCACCGACCGCACCGGCCGGAAGCCGCAGAGCCCCGGCAGGCCGGAAGGAAGCCGAGCGGTTGCTGCTGCGCGCGGTCCGGCCAGGGGGGCCCGGCACCGGGCTGGACACCGACCGCTGCGAGCAGTTGATGTCCCACATCCTCGCGCTGGCCGCCACCACACCGCCGGGCCACGACTGCGCTGACTGCGCGACGCTGTACCTGGAGACGGCCGACCATCTGCATCGGCTGGGTCAGCAGGCCAGGGCCGTTCCGCTGTGCGAGGCCGCCCTCGCCTACCGCGAACGGGTGCTGGGTGACACGCATCCGGACACGTTGGCCACCCGTAACAATCTGGCCGGTGCCTACCGGGCGGCGGGGGATCCGGAACGGGCCGTCCGGCTGTACGAGGTCACCCTGGCGCAGCGCCAGCGGATTCTCGGTGACACCCATCCGAGGACGTTG
The nucleotide sequence above comes from Streptomyces sp. TS71-3. Encoded proteins:
- a CDS encoding tetratricopeptide repeat protein is translated as MTDPRSHPAPPPSPHASGPRSIAAQTIGTAVTGDHAHVTVLSADERQSAREVGAPPGAGYLPAPAVGVVGRAREREELRAALAGQGEVAVTQARAVHGLGGIGKSTLALHYAHHYRRSYSLVWWITATSPEQIAAGFADLAGYLHPNWAGTVQPAQRAAWAVLWLQWHPGWLLVFDNVEEPEHLRPHLGTLPGGHHLVTSRKATGWHDIAPTLPLGVLDPEAGTELLCTLALGGRAPTDRQRADARALAHDLGHLPLALKQAAAYVHQTGTDFAAYRDDLGLMLDEAVDGIDPRRTIARIWDLTLAAISRRSELAVTVLHTLAWLAPDHCPRTLLAPLADRPTDLDKALGVLHAYNMVSFTGGTVSVHRLVQAVLRARARSGHMTGSPEPAEPAVSVSPVEPAAPTAPAVATAPTAPSAPTAPAGSRRAPAGRKEAERLLLRAVRPGGPGTGLDTDRCEQLMSHILALAATTPPGHDCADCATLYLETADHLHRLGQQARAVPLCEAALAYRERVLGDTHPDTLATRNNLAGAYRAAGDPERAVRLYEVTLAQRQRILGDTHPRTLTSRNNLAQAYRAAGDPERAVPLFETTLAQRERVLGDVHPDTLVSRNNLAGAYRAAGDLERALALFEATLAHRERILGDVHPDTLISRNNLAGTYLRAGDLERAIPLFQATLAQRVEVLGDAHPSTLTSRNNLACAYESAGDLERAIPLFEATLAQRLEVLGDTHPDTAASRDNLATAYRARDRAHHASRGPLDDHDHADDAEGAQATEAAAATGNGAADNHAADNDPHAAADHAPHAAPDNAASDNR